In a genomic window of Nostoc sp. UHCC 0870:
- the psb34 gene encoding photosystem II assembly protein Psb34 — protein MYTTINENGILNNYANEPKMYYAAYPNKEQQRSYALQAAYATLLVTTLVLVALGVS, from the coding sequence ATGTATACCACCATTAACGAAAACGGCATCCTTAATAACTACGCAAACGAACCTAAAATGTACTACGCTGCTTACCCCAACAAAGAGCAACAACGCAGCTACGCATTGCAAGCCGCATACGCTACATTGCTTGTTACTACTTTAGTTTTGGTTGCTTTGGGCGTTAGCTAA
- a CDS encoding porin family protein — MKNILKSLVTISALSSVIMTAFVINSGQAAAETKKGTDASYVGAGVAAGVTEGGQTNDAPNFGGNLTGRVKLGNTPFSARGNVLWNDKTSAIIPELSFDVPIANRTNAFVTGGYSFVEKNGSPTPLGNRDAVVVGAGIESEVANNFLVYTNAKVGLRAYQNSPASAVSINGGIGYRFR, encoded by the coding sequence ATGAAAAATATACTCAAGTCTCTAGTGACAATCTCTGCATTGTCTTCCGTAATTATGACCGCTTTTGTAATTAATTCTGGTCAAGCTGCGGCTGAAACTAAAAAAGGTACTGATGCTAGTTATGTCGGTGCTGGTGTCGCCGCAGGTGTTACCGAAGGTGGACAAACTAACGATGCTCCTAACTTTGGCGGTAATCTTACAGGACGCGTCAAACTAGGCAATACACCATTCTCAGCACGCGGTAACGTACTTTGGAATGATAAAACGAGTGCAATTATTCCAGAACTTTCCTTTGATGTACCTATTGCTAATCGCACTAATGCCTTTGTAACTGGTGGTTATTCCTTCGTAGAAAAAAATGGCTCACCTACTCCCTTGGGAAATAGAGATGCTGTTGTCGTAGGTGCGGGGATTGAATCTGAAGTGGCTAACAACTTCCTGGTTTACACCAACGCCAAAGTAGGATTGCGTGCTTACCAAAATAGCCCCGCGTCTGCTGTCAGTATTAATGGTGGGATTGGTTATCGGTTTAGATAG
- a CDS encoding PAP/fibrillin family protein translates to MIGNDTARISLKNELLQRIEVLDLQQALFPSSEPKIDEIVQKLENINPIANPLSVNHRADLTGNWQLVYASRGTVVTRPLASITDVWGGIKITGVWQSLVTGDNGKISATNSAEFELPLLGNWQLSADGVWTWGDDEQVAKVSFYSFAVQAIKPLGISGWSLPLLKIPVLEFLRKEAVWITSYLDEEIRVGRGATSNLFVFRRE, encoded by the coding sequence ATGATTGGCAATGATACTGCGAGAATATCCTTGAAAAATGAACTATTGCAGCGAATAGAAGTCTTAGATTTACAGCAAGCCTTGTTTCCCTCATCAGAACCCAAGATTGATGAAATAGTGCAGAAATTAGAGAATATCAATCCCATCGCCAATCCCCTGAGTGTAAATCACCGGGCTGATTTAACTGGTAACTGGCAGTTGGTGTATGCTTCTCGCGGAACTGTTGTTACTCGTCCCTTGGCATCAATTACAGATGTTTGGGGAGGAATCAAAATCACTGGAGTTTGGCAAAGCTTAGTTACAGGCGATAACGGGAAAATTTCTGCTACTAATAGTGCTGAGTTTGAATTACCCCTATTAGGAAACTGGCAGCTGTCGGCTGATGGAGTTTGGACTTGGGGTGATGATGAGCAGGTAGCAAAGGTGAGTTTTTATTCCTTTGCTGTGCAAGCTATCAAACCCTTGGGGATATCTGGCTGGAGTTTACCGCTATTGAAAATCCCGGTATTAGAATTTTTGCGAAAAGAGGCTGTATGGATAACCTCATATTTAGATGAAGAAATCAGGGTGGGGAGAGGTGCGACGAGTAATCTGTTTGTCTTTCGTCGTGAGTAA
- the gloA2 gene encoding SMU1112c/YaeR family gloxylase I-like metalloprotein, translated as MKTTGIHHIAIICSDYERSKKFYVNVLGFAIIQETFRAARNSYKLDLQINETTQIELFSFPNPPQRVGNPEACGLRHLAFAVEDIEETVDYLKLHDLEVENIRVDEITGRKFTFFKDPDNLPLEIYEYSSGLTHRGYL; from the coding sequence ATGAAAACTACTGGCATTCATCACATAGCTATTATTTGTTCAGACTACGAACGCTCAAAGAAATTTTATGTAAATGTTCTAGGTTTCGCAATTATTCAAGAGACTTTTCGTGCTGCCAGAAATTCCTATAAATTAGATTTGCAGATTAACGAAACTACCCAAATAGAATTATTTTCTTTTCCTAACCCTCCCCAAAGAGTCGGTAATCCAGAGGCTTGTGGTTTAAGACATTTAGCTTTTGCTGTTGAGGATATAGAAGAGACTGTTGATTATTTAAAATTGCATGATCTAGAAGTAGAAAATATCAGAGTTGATGAGATTACAGGCAGAAAATTTACATTCTTTAAAGACCCTGATAACTTGCCTTTAGAAATTTATGAGTATTCATCAGGACTTACGCACAGAGGTTATTTGTGA
- a CDS encoding ABC transporter substrate-binding protein produces MNKAQTYYQVGGTLKPDTPSYIERQADKNLYKELKSGNFCYVFNSRQMGKSSLQVRVSKKLAEENFICVVISLDKFGTRGVTQLQWYNSLVKNLADTFNLKPEQLSTATPLHHLSDFFEKKLLLKINKNIVIFIDEIDTVLSLDFPTDDFFAFIRHCYNQRANNPIYERITFALLGVATPSQLIQDTQRTPFNIGEAIQLNGFSLQESQPLAKGLESKVNDPLIAEYIVREVLIWTSGQPFLTQKICKIIAEDANIVPSDEKIIPKWIEVFVKSRIIENWEYQDEPQHLRTIRNRIINSQVSLVKLLKFYLQVLQEKELPVNDSLEQRELILSGLLEEKNGNLKVYNLIYKEVFDAGWVTEMLADMKPYEEELLGWLSSNRQDKSWLLQGQDLQKAIVWCDGKILNIEDYQFINASQELKIANLGIKIQKKEHFQRLLAGITFSMIIIAGISGFQLQKTIQSEVFHVPYILEPELFSQGERTFFSGDGNFFQKQGVVAFKQGNYSKARELFQKSKNVDRNDPEAEIYYNNALAYEKQNQHNIKPLTIAVVVPIYARKESAISILRGVALAQNEFNENAQPQDRLLNVVIANDSNDPVLAQKVAKELIKDSNVLAVIGHNASNASKSALSEYEKAELAMISSSSASNELRSKVFFRTIYSNKSTAEHLADYAIKNKIKQVVIYYKSKDAYSDDIKENFATFFKHKGGEVKSSVDLSDQQQNSPEKFRSDLIDKNHPDAFVFFPNTELISAVIEMLRAKEGLPYISKDVMFLGGGTFYNSETLRLGKKYVEGLILPVSWSPEEQNSQKFAQKACERWEDKVSWQTASSYDATKAFIAAISKSDLSNKNVHEQRKDVIEKLKSVHLPANETSGNELKFIDGERKDAKPVLVRVVKGSSKDCGSVEVGGFHFKKLEEPQ; encoded by the coding sequence ATGAATAAAGCACAAACATATTATCAAGTAGGTGGAACTTTAAAGCCTGATACTCCTAGTTATATAGAGCGACAAGCAGATAAAAACCTATACAAAGAACTGAAAAGTGGAAATTTCTGCTATGTATTTAACTCTAGGCAGATGGGAAAGTCTAGCTTACAAGTAAGAGTAAGTAAAAAATTAGCAGAAGAAAATTTTATATGTGTAGTAATCAGCCTCGATAAATTTGGGACTAGAGGCGTGACTCAATTACAATGGTATAATTCTTTAGTCAAAAATCTGGCAGATACTTTCAATTTAAAACCAGAGCAATTATCAACTGCAACTCCGTTGCATCATTTAAGTGATTTCTTTGAGAAAAAATTATTACTAAAAATTAATAAAAATATAGTTATTTTTATAGATGAAATAGATACTGTTCTCAGCTTAGATTTTCCAACTGATGATTTTTTTGCTTTTATTCGACATTGCTATAATCAGCGTGCTAATAACCCCATTTATGAACGCATTACCTTTGCATTGCTAGGAGTAGCTACACCCTCACAATTGATTCAAGATACTCAACGTACACCTTTTAATATTGGCGAAGCAATTCAATTAAATGGTTTTTCATTACAAGAGTCTCAACCTTTAGCAAAAGGGTTGGAAAGTAAAGTAAATGACCCCCTAATTGCTGAATATATTGTTAGAGAAGTGCTGATATGGACTAGTGGACAACCATTTTTAACCCAAAAAATATGCAAAATAATTGCAGAGGATGCAAATATAGTACCTAGTGATGAAAAAATAATTCCTAAATGGATAGAGGTATTTGTAAAATCACGAATAATTGAAAATTGGGAATACCAGGATGAACCTCAACATTTAAGAACTATTCGTAATAGAATTATCAATAGTCAAGTATCTCTGGTTAAGCTGCTTAAATTTTATCTTCAAGTTCTTCAGGAAAAAGAATTACCAGTTAATGACAGTTTGGAGCAAAGAGAATTAATTCTCTCTGGTTTATTAGAAGAAAAAAATGGTAATTTAAAGGTTTATAACCTTATTTACAAAGAAGTATTTGATGCTGGATGGGTTACTGAAATGTTAGCAGATATGAAACCCTATGAAGAAGAATTATTAGGATGGTTGTCTTCTAATCGTCAAGATAAATCCTGGCTATTGCAAGGTCAAGATTTACAAAAAGCCATTGTATGGTGCGATGGTAAAATTTTAAATATTGAAGATTATCAGTTTATTAATGCCAGCCAAGAATTAAAAATAGCTAATTTAGGGATTAAAATTCAAAAAAAAGAACATTTTCAACGCTTACTCGCAGGAATAACTTTTAGCATGATAATTATTGCTGGAATAAGTGGATTCCAACTACAAAAAACAATTCAATCAGAGGTGTTCCATGTACCATATATTTTAGAGCCAGAACTCTTTAGCCAAGGAGAAAGAACTTTCTTTTCTGGTGATGGAAATTTTTTTCAAAAACAGGGTGTTGTAGCTTTTAAGCAAGGTAACTATTCAAAAGCAAGAGAGCTTTTCCAAAAATCTAAAAATGTAGATCGTAATGATCCTGAAGCAGAAATTTATTACAATAATGCTTTAGCCTATGAAAAACAAAATCAACATAATATCAAGCCTTTAACTATAGCTGTAGTTGTACCTATATATGCGAGAAAAGAATCTGCTATATCCATATTGAGAGGAGTCGCGTTAGCCCAGAATGAGTTTAACGAAAATGCTCAACCCCAAGATAGACTTTTGAATGTTGTTATAGCCAATGATAGTAATGATCCAGTCCTAGCTCAAAAAGTGGCTAAAGAATTAATTAAAGACTCAAATGTATTAGCAGTGATTGGTCACAATGCTAGCAACGCTAGTAAATCTGCACTTTCTGAATATGAAAAGGCAGAATTAGCAATGATATCTTCCAGCAGTGCTAGTAATGAATTACGCAGTAAGGTTTTTTTCAGGACAATCTATTCCAATAAAAGCACTGCTGAACACTTAGCAGACTATGCTATCAAGAATAAGATTAAGCAAGTTGTTATTTACTATAAATCTAAAGATGCTTACAGTGATGATATAAAGGAAAATTTTGCAACTTTTTTTAAGCACAAAGGAGGAGAAGTGAAGTCTTCTGTAGATTTGAGTGATCAACAACAGAATTCACCAGAAAAATTTAGAAGTGATCTCATTGATAAGAATCATCCCGATGCGTTTGTTTTTTTTCCAAATACAGAATTAATTTCTGCTGTAATTGAAATGTTGCGTGCTAAAGAAGGTTTGCCATACATATCAAAGGATGTAATGTTTTTAGGAGGAGGAACTTTCTATAATTCAGAAACCTTGAGACTAGGTAAAAAGTATGTTGAAGGTCTAATACTGCCAGTTTCCTGGTCGCCTGAAGAACAAAACTCGCAAAAATTTGCACAGAAAGCTTGCGAAAGATGGGAAGATAAAGTTAGCTGGCAAACAGCTTCTAGTTATGATGCAACTAAGGCTTTTATTGCAGCCATATCAAAATCTGATCTATCTAACAAGAATGTACATGAACAGCGAAAAGATGTAATTGAAAAGCTAAAATCTGTTCATTTACCAGCTAATGAAACTTCAGGAAATGAACTCAAATTCATTGATGGTGAAAGGAAGGATGCTAAACCAGTTTTAGTCCGAGTAGTTAAAGGTAGTAGCAAAGATTGTGGAAGTGTTGAAGTCGGCGGCTTTCATTTTAAGAAACTGGAAGAACCCCAGTAA
- a CDS encoding vWA domain-containing protein — MKVQLLSALSDHNIDAAQLNSQRQLAISVSAIAEQFEHNLPLNLCLILDQSGSMHGQPLKTVIQAVERLLDRLEPGDRISVVAFAGSATVIIPNQLVLNPENIKSQIRKKLAASGGTSISEGLQLGITELMKGTRGAVSQAFLLTDGHGESSLKIWKWEFGTDDGKLCLELAKKAAKINLTINTLGFGNNWNHDLLEKIADAGGGTLSHIERPEQATHQFNRLFTRVQSVGLTNAYLLLSLTPHVRLAELKPIAQISPDIIELPVETNDGSFAVRLGDLMKDVERVVLANLYLGKLPPGEQVIGNIQIRYDDPSLEQEGLLSPICPVYANVLEVYQPDFNSQVHQSILALAKYRQTQLAETKLQQGDRSGAATMLQTAAKTALQIGDQNAATVLQTSATRLQSGQELSDADLKKTRIASKTILQSS; from the coding sequence ATGAAAGTCCAATTGCTCTCAGCCTTAAGTGATCACAATATTGATGCGGCTCAACTCAATAGCCAGCGTCAATTGGCAATTTCCGTTTCTGCCATCGCCGAGCAGTTTGAGCATAATTTACCCCTAAATTTATGCTTAATTCTAGATCAAAGTGGTTCTATGCACGGTCAGCCTCTGAAAACAGTGATTCAGGCTGTAGAGCGATTATTAGATAGACTAGAGCCTGGCGATCGCATTTCTGTTGTCGCTTTTGCGGGTTCTGCTACGGTCATTATCCCTAACCAACTAGTTCTCAACCCCGAAAATATCAAATCTCAAATTAGAAAGAAACTAGCCGCTAGTGGTGGTACGTCGATTTCTGAGGGTTTGCAGCTGGGAATTACAGAATTAATGAAGGGGACAAGAGGTGCTGTTTCCCAAGCGTTTCTCCTAACCGATGGTCATGGTGAAAGCAGTCTGAAAATTTGGAAGTGGGAATTTGGTACTGATGACGGTAAGCTGTGTCTGGAACTCGCTAAAAAAGCCGCAAAAATCAACCTGACTATCAACACTCTGGGATTTGGTAATAACTGGAATCACGATTTACTCGAAAAAATTGCTGATGCTGGTGGCGGGACTCTCTCCCATATTGAGCGACCAGAACAAGCCACTCATCAATTTAATCGCCTATTTACGCGGGTGCAGTCGGTGGGGTTAACCAACGCTTACCTGCTGCTGTCTCTGACACCCCATGTCAGATTAGCAGAACTCAAACCCATTGCCCAAATTTCCCCAGATATTATTGAGTTACCCGTAGAAACAAATGATGGTAGTTTTGCTGTGCGTTTGGGAGATTTAATGAAAGACGTGGAACGGGTGGTTTTGGCTAATTTGTACTTAGGCAAGTTACCCCCAGGAGAACAGGTAATTGGTAACATACAGATCCGCTACGATGACCCATCTTTGGAGCAAGAGGGGTTACTGTCGCCTATTTGTCCAGTGTATGCCAACGTTTTAGAGGTATATCAACCAGATTTCAATTCCCAAGTGCATCAGTCGATTTTGGCTTTAGCTAAATATCGCCAAACTCAGTTAGCTGAGACTAAATTACAACAAGGCGATCGCTCTGGTGCGGCGACAATGTTACAAACTGCTGCTAAAACTGCTTTACAAATCGGTGATCAGAACGCAGCCACGGTTTTACAAACTTCCGCTACCCGCCTACAATCTGGGCAAGAACTCTCAGATGCAGACCTCAAGAAAACTCGCATTGCCTCCAAAACAATTTTACAGAGTTCTTGA
- the sir gene encoding sulfite reductase, ferredoxin dependent, producing the protein MVKSAPSPIASRKPSKVEGLKENSNFLREPVATQILEDTTHFSEDAVQILKFHGSYQQDNRDNRVKGQEKDYQFMLRTKNPGGLVPPELYLALDKLADEYGNNTLRATTRQGFQLHGILKKNLKAAIATIVKNLGSTLGACGDINRNVMAPPVPFKNRPEYQYAWEYAQNIADLLSPQTGAYYEIWLDGEKAISAEESPEVKAARNSNGNGTIIHGTEEPIYGTYYMPRKFKVSVTVPGDNSIDLYSQDLTLVVITDPQGDLQGFNIFAGGGLGRTHNKEETFARIADPIGYIDKADVYNAVKAIVATQRDYGDRTDRRHARLKYLINDWGVDKFRAKVEEYFGKPLAPFQELPEFKYHDFLGWQEQGDGKLFLGISIDNGRVKDEGSFQLKTALREIVEQFNLPIRLTANQNLIFYEIDPENKPAIQAILDRCGIVSDPNTIEPLVRYAMACPALPTCGLAITESERAIPGILDRIRALLDKLGLQNEHFVVRMTGCPNGCARPYMAELGFVGSAPESYQVWLGGSPNQIRLAQPYVERLHDNDIESFLEPIFVYFKKSRTPGESFGDFCDRVGFDAIREFTAQYEPEAESVTAKSRKSRYRVSLHDDLYSKVKATATSQGRSMTELVKEALETYFQTL; encoded by the coding sequence ATGGTTAAATCTGCTCCTTCCCCGATCGCCAGCCGCAAGCCTTCCAAAGTTGAAGGGTTGAAAGAAAATAGTAATTTTTTACGTGAACCTGTAGCAACGCAGATACTTGAGGATACTACTCATTTTAGCGAAGACGCAGTACAAATCCTCAAGTTTCACGGTTCTTATCAACAGGATAACCGCGATAACCGCGTTAAGGGACAGGAGAAAGATTACCAGTTCATGCTGCGGACTAAAAACCCTGGTGGGTTAGTACCGCCGGAACTGTACTTGGCTTTAGATAAGTTAGCTGATGAATATGGCAACAATACTTTGCGGGCAACGACTCGTCAAGGTTTCCAACTGCACGGTATTTTAAAGAAGAATCTGAAAGCAGCGATCGCTACAATAGTTAAAAATCTCGGTTCAACTTTGGGTGCTTGTGGTGACATTAACCGCAACGTCATGGCCCCGCCAGTTCCATTTAAGAATCGCCCTGAATATCAGTATGCTTGGGAATACGCCCAAAATATTGCTGACTTACTCTCACCCCAAACTGGTGCTTATTACGAAATCTGGTTAGATGGAGAAAAAGCCATCAGTGCAGAGGAAAGTCCAGAGGTCAAAGCCGCCAGAAACAGTAATGGCAATGGTACAATTATTCATGGCACAGAAGAACCTATCTACGGCACATATTATATGCCGCGTAAGTTCAAGGTGAGTGTGACAGTACCGGGAGATAATTCGATTGATTTATATTCCCAAGACCTGACTTTAGTAGTCATTACTGACCCCCAAGGCGACCTCCAAGGATTTAATATCTTTGCTGGTGGTGGCTTAGGTAGAACCCACAACAAAGAAGAAACCTTCGCCAGAATTGCCGACCCCATTGGCTATATTGATAAAGCCGATGTGTATAATGCAGTGAAAGCGATTGTGGCTACACAGAGAGATTATGGCGATCGCACTGACCGCAGACACGCTAGGTTAAAATACTTAATCAATGATTGGGGTGTAGATAAATTCCGCGCCAAGGTCGAAGAATATTTTGGCAAACCCCTCGCACCTTTCCAGGAATTACCAGAGTTTAAATATCATGATTTCTTGGGTTGGCAAGAACAAGGCGATGGCAAACTATTTTTAGGCATTTCCATTGATAACGGTCGAGTGAAGGACGAAGGCTCGTTTCAACTGAAAACCGCGCTACGGGAAATTGTCGAGCAATTTAACTTACCCATCCGCCTCACAGCTAACCAAAACCTGATTTTTTACGAAATTGACCCAGAAAACAAACCCGCAATTCAAGCAATTCTCGACCGTTGCGGCATAGTTTCCGACCCCAACACCATCGAACCTCTAGTCCGTTATGCGATGGCTTGTCCCGCTTTACCTACTTGTGGTTTGGCTATCACCGAGTCAGAACGAGCAATCCCAGGAATTTTAGACCGGATTCGCGCCCTCTTAGATAAACTTGGTTTACAAAATGAGCATTTTGTGGTAAGGATGACAGGTTGCCCCAATGGTTGCGCCCGTCCTTATATGGCGGAGTTAGGTTTTGTGGGTAGTGCGCCGGAAAGTTATCAAGTTTGGTTAGGTGGTTCACCTAATCAGATACGCCTAGCCCAGCCTTATGTAGAACGCTTGCACGATAATGACATAGAAAGCTTCCTAGAGCCGATTTTTGTTTACTTTAAAAAGTCTCGCACACCTGGAGAAAGCTTTGGGGATTTTTGCGATCGCGTCGGCTTTGATGCTATTCGTGAATTTACCGCCCAGTATGAGCCAGAAGCAGAATCAGTTACCGCTAAGTCTCGCAAGTCACGGTATCGCGTCAGCCTGCATGATGACCTGTACAGCAAAGTTAAAGCCACAGCTACCAGCCAAGGTAGATCAATGACTGAGTTAGTTAAAGAGGCGTTGGAAACTTACTTCCAAACTCTTTAA
- a CDS encoding ADP-ribosylglycohydrolase family protein: MLTATKTLSGLMGLCVGDALGVPVEFTSRADLAQSPVTKMLGYGTWNQPPGTWSDDSSLTFCLAESLCRGYSIDAIADSFCRWYRAAYWTPRGEVFGIGESTYAVIMRLKQGVPPLEAGGTSEMSNGNGSLMRILPMAYCHRSLALQELITRVHQVSSITHAHLRSQMACGIYISIAVELLKGANPQTAYLKGLENIQTVYAADEYLPEMPYFQRIFRGEIAKLPIAEINSGGYVIDTLEASLWCLLNSSTYAEAVLKAVNLGRHTDTTAAVTGGLAGIYYGVEGIPQQWYNQIARKQDIINLATRFAAAVD, from the coding sequence ATGCTAACCGCTACAAAAACGTTATCTGGTTTGATGGGTTTGTGTGTCGGTGATGCGTTGGGTGTGCCGGTGGAGTTCACTAGCCGCGCTGACTTAGCTCAATCTCCAGTCACAAAGATGCTGGGTTATGGGACATGGAATCAACCCCCAGGAACATGGTCTGATGATAGTTCACTGACATTTTGTTTAGCGGAGAGTCTGTGTAGGGGCTATTCTATAGATGCGATCGCAGATTCTTTTTGCCGTTGGTATAGAGCAGCTTACTGGACACCCCGTGGCGAAGTCTTTGGTATTGGTGAAAGCACTTACGCCGTGATTATGCGTCTCAAGCAGGGAGTTCCACCTCTGGAGGCTGGGGGAACTAGTGAAATGAGCAATGGTAATGGTTCTTTGATGAGAATTTTACCAATGGCTTACTGTCATCGAAGTTTAGCTTTACAGGAGTTGATTACCAGAGTACATCAAGTTTCTAGTATTACCCATGCTCATCTGCGATCGCAAATGGCCTGCGGTATTTATATTAGTATTGCCGTGGAACTGCTCAAAGGTGCTAATCCCCAAACAGCCTATTTAAAAGGATTAGAAAACATCCAAACGGTTTATGCAGCAGATGAATATCTTCCAGAAATGCCTTATTTTCAGCGCATCTTCCGGGGTGAAATTGCCAAGTTACCAATAGCAGAGATTAATTCTGGTGGCTATGTAATTGATACACTAGAAGCCTCCCTCTGGTGCTTGTTAAATAGTTCCACTTATGCAGAGGCGGTACTAAAAGCTGTCAACTTAGGAAGACATACCGATACAACGGCGGCGGTGACAGGGGGTTTAGCTGGTATTTATTATGGGGTGGAAGGTATACCCCAACAATGGTATAACCAAATTGCTCGCAAACAAGACATTATCAACTTAGCTACGCGCTTTGCGGCGGCTGTTGACTAA
- a CDS encoding vWA domain-containing protein yields MKVNLQPTLNDANLDANQISSQRQLAISISAGAEPQDRTVPLNLCLILDHSGSMNGRPLEIVKQAANRLVDRLNVGDRLSVVAFDHRAKVLIPNQVIADPEQIKKQINRLSADGGTAIDEGLRLGIEELAKGKKDTISQAFLLTDGENEHGDNNRCLKFAQLAAGYNLTLNTLGFGDNWNQDILEKIADAGLGALSYIQKPDQAVDEFGRLFTRIQTVGLTNAYLLFSLMPNVRLAELKPIAQVAPDTIELPLQQETDGRFAVRLGDLMKDVERVILANIYLGQLPEGKQPIANVQVRYDNPFQNQAGIFTPNIPVYANVVKVYQPETNPQVQQSILALAKYRQTQLAEAKLQQGDRSGAATMLQTAAKTALQMGDTGAATVLQTSATQLQAGQDLSESDRKKTRIVSKTVLQDTPPQ; encoded by the coding sequence ATGAAAGTTAATTTGCAGCCTACCCTCAATGATGCCAATCTGGACGCTAACCAAATCAGTAGTCAGCGTCAGTTGGCGATTTCCATTTCAGCCGGTGCAGAACCTCAAGATCGTACTGTTCCTCTGAATTTATGCTTAATTCTTGACCATAGCGGTTCGATGAATGGACGACCGCTAGAAATTGTCAAACAAGCGGCGAATCGTCTGGTGGATAGATTGAATGTGGGCGATCGCCTGAGTGTGGTAGCCTTCGATCACCGTGCTAAGGTCTTAATACCTAATCAAGTGATTGCAGACCCAGAACAAATCAAAAAACAAATCAACCGTCTCTCGGCGGATGGCGGTACAGCCATAGATGAAGGTTTGCGCTTGGGAATTGAGGAGTTAGCCAAGGGGAAGAAAGACACAATTTCCCAGGCGTTTTTGTTAACCGATGGGGAAAATGAACATGGTGATAATAATCGCTGTTTAAAATTTGCTCAGTTGGCTGCTGGTTATAACTTGACTCTAAATACTCTGGGGTTTGGCGACAACTGGAATCAAGATATTTTAGAAAAAATCGCTGATGCGGGTTTAGGTGCTTTATCTTATATTCAAAAACCAGACCAAGCGGTGGATGAGTTTGGCCGTTTGTTCACGCGGATTCAAACTGTAGGCTTGACTAATGCTTATCTTTTATTCTCCCTGATGCCCAATGTCAGGTTAGCAGAACTCAAACCCATTGCCCAAGTTGCCCCAGACACAATTGAGTTACCCTTGCAACAAGAAACTGATGGCCGCTTTGCTGTCCGCTTGGGAGATTTGATGAAGGATGTAGAAAGGGTAATTTTGGCGAATATTTATTTGGGACAGTTACCAGAAGGTAAACAACCCATAGCTAATGTGCAAGTCAGGTATGATAACCCGTTTCAAAATCAAGCCGGGATATTCACACCGAATATCCCCGTTTATGCCAATGTGGTTAAGGTCTACCAACCAGAAACCAATCCCCAGGTGCAACAATCGATTTTGGCTTTAGCTAAATATCGTCAAACCCAATTAGCAGAAGCCAAATTACAGCAAGGCGATCGCTCTGGTGCGGCTACTATGTTACAAACTGCGGCGAAAACTGCTCTGCAAATGGGTGATACAGGCGCGGCGACAGTTTTACAAACCTCAGCAACTCAACTCCAAGCTGGTCAAGATTTATCAGAAAGCGATCGCAAGAAAACTAGGATTGTCTCGAAAACTGTGTTGCAAGATACCCCTCCTCAATGA